ACGGTCCGGGACTGGGATCTATTTATAACCTTGTAAGAGCATAGGTCGGACCAACTGGCCAATCAGAGGCTAGAAACACTGTATGCCCATAATGTCCAGGAGGCGGAATTCTGTACAGTGCCAATGTACAGAATTTTGGTGTCAATGTTTACTGAGAAAAGATGGGGGCTGCCATCACCAGATATGGGTTTCCCACACTCGGCTCATGCCTTGGGGGTAATGTGGAACCTATGAGCAAAGGTGCATTGTCCCaatgtgaacatgtttgttggaatTCCTTCCATTCTTTTGGATCAAAACCTACAGAACTGTTCACCTGTTCTCCAACTCCAAAACAAAggcatccctcctctcctcctcatatcATATATCACTCCTACAGTATATGACTCCAGACTCAGGACTTCCAGTAATCCACTGACAGTGTAATTTGTGTAGGAACAGGTTTATATGAGGGAGGAGGTAGGAACGactaaggaggaggagaggagggtggcaaaaggagagagaacatcTCAGAAAAGTTAGAgctagggagtgtgtgtgagtgtgtaacgACCCTGAAGGACTCTGTtgtttgagtgagtgagtgtgtattaGAATCTTAGCGGTGCTCCGTAGCTAGACAGCTGTTTGTTTGGGAGTGTGTGTCTCTCATCAGGTAGAGGTCTCAGGGTCTATCTGTGGGTGACAAGACAGTATgatccctctactcctctccctgctccTGGCTTGGCCTCCAGGGACAGGGGCACAGCAGGACACACTCATGCCCTTCATGGAGAACCTTGACGCAGACAGTAACGTCATTCTGAAGTGGGGGTTCAGTGAGGTCCAGGGCACCATCATGTTCCAGCTGACCGTCAAGACCACTGGCTGGTTGGGATTCGGGTTCAGCCCAAATGGAGGCATGGCTGCATCGGACATCGTTATGGGAGGGGTCGGACCAAATGGCACCTATTTCATGGTATCTAAACTATTAACCTGTTATTATTAACTAGTTTCTAATCATTACTATTAGACACAAGAGAACGAGTGGTAATGTATTGTAGTAGTTGTTGTTCTGTTACGTGCAGGAATAGCAGTAGTTATATTGTAGGGATAGAAGTAGGCTACTGTAACAGTAAAGTGgctatagtagtagcagtaatcaTGATTATCTagttcagtgtttcccaactccagtcctcaagtACCACCAAcagcacatttttgttgttgcccTGGACAAGCTTATCTGATTCAACTCATTAAGGACTTGATTAGTTgaaaagttgaatcaggtgtgattGTCTGGGGTGCTACAGCAAAAATGTGCGCTGTTGGGGAACACTGATCTAGTCATATGgagtttttttaaacctttatttaactaggcaagaacaaattcttatttacaatgacagcctacaatgggttaactgacttgttcaggggcagaacgacatatttttaccttgtccgctcggggattcaatccagcaaccttttggttattggactaacgctctaaccgctaggctacctgccgacccaaAGAAGGAGGAGTTGTAGGTGTATTGGTTTTCAACACCTGCAAACCGTTGGAAGATTAAATGACTCATTAAAGTTACCTGTGAATGTGTTGCTCCTTCAGAAACGCCACAACATTTTTGTTTAATAACACAGAACTCTATTAACCTTCATATAGACTCCAGATAACTTCAGTATTTCTGTGTTGTCTGTCTTTCAGGATTATCATGCCACAGGGAACTCATTTCCCCTGGTGGATAAGAAACAGAGCTACACCCTCCTGTCCCTGACCGAAGCAGATGGTCAAACCACCATGACCTTCAGGAGGTCCATCCAGTCTTGTGACGAGGAAGACTTCCACATCACCGTAAGTCAACTGtttcacacagagacacaaactgTTAACAAGTAATCTGTACTAAAAGTCTTGAAAGGATTGAAGAGGAAGATCATGTTCCGTTATCATGATTGACTATTTCTATTCATAAAAGGTTAGTTTACAAATATCTAAGCAACCTAAGCCGGGTTTGAGAGTTGTTCCCTTTTAACCTAAATAAATGTATTCTTTATAACAAACATAGAGTTCGTTAGTTTCTCAAGTGATGGTGGGCCAAAATATCCTTCCCCATCTGTTGCCATGGTAATAATGGTATGGTCTTTAGGCGTTCACACCCCTGAGAAATAGGATCTGCTCCTATGGCCGTTCCCATGGTTCAATGTCTAGATTAAGGTGTGATACGTTCCATTGTTTGGACCACAATCTTTTTACACTATATTGTGGTCTAGCATTTCATTGTTGTGCTTCATTGTTTGTACTTTTACATCTTCTCATAATCTCACTACAGGCCTCCATGCAAAGCTCCAGTTTCCTCCTAATCCCTTGATTCATTTATATTCTGTTCAGTGTGTTCAATCTAATGTACCTGCTCTTTGAAAGCACTCTGGAGACCATCTCTGGTTTACATGCACCTACTGATTATTTTATTTAGAGTAATTCAACACAAATAATCCGGTGATTGGAACAATGGCCTATACACAGGGAGGCAGGCAAACATTTTCAAAGTGAGCAGTTGTAACCCTAGATGGTTCACAAAAACAGCATTAATAAAGACAATGGTGACATAACAAGTGTCAAAACACCAATGTCACTAAATGATGCAGACCCTACTAAGTGTCTACTGGCTTCTAGGCCTTTTCTTCACACCTAGTCTTCACTCTGTGATTTTTGTTCTTCTGTGCTCTTGTATGTTTTATGTCAATTGATGTTGTTTTGTtccatccccctcctcttctcataGGACAGTCCAGTGAAGCTGATCTATGCCTATGGCACGTCTGATGACATAAGGTACCATGCCAGTAGAAGGGGGACCAAGGAGGTCAATCTACTCAAGTTCATGCCCAGATCCAGCCCCCCAGACAGCAACTATCTAGACTTCGTTGTGGAGAATGTAAGAGTGACCTCACACACATGTCCTGAAGGGGGATCATCTATTTCCTCTAGATCAGGCACAGCAGGACTTTTAGTTTGAAGTAAAATATTTTACTTTACTCCTGGGGTGGAACAGGTCAAAGATTAATGAATTAAATGAATTTGAATTAAGATTGTGATATTGAATATACAGGAGGTGGTATCTTTAGTCTACAACATGTGACTGTGGAACAGAATGGACTGGCAACACTTATACTATTAAAGTGATGCTCCAGAACTtctgtataatttcagccagtagttttgaaagtggtgctcacgAGCCAAGACGGGTCCCTGTTTTTTGTGTACTActtcatccattttgtatgatatgttatgtccTGCAAATTATTATTATCATCTGTTATTTTTTTTGCAATTCGTATGATAGGTTATGAATccaattcatacaatatgttacaaatctgTTGTACTTAAGATCCCGGACTGCATCGTTAACACAGTAGTCCTTCTTCCATTGCAGGTTACTGTCCCTGCCGAACGTACATACTACCACTGCAAGGTCATGAAGGTGCCAAAGCTCAACGGCAAAAATCATATCTATCGGGTAAATGAGCCCTCTATCATTTCATGGTCTAATCATTTTGCAATTACATCATAAGTTTGTCATTGGAgtcatctcttccctctccctgcttctctctccctgtcgctCAGATTGAGCCGGTGATTGAGCACCTGGACCTGGTCCACCACATGCTTCTCTATGGCTGCCCCTCCTCTGTGAACCAGACCTACGAGAAGAAATGCTACACGGAAGGATCAGGGGAGGACTGCATCAGAGTGGTGTCTGCCTggggggtgggaggaggggtgagagactGCCCCCTTCTGAAAACATTAATATACACGCATGCatgcatggacacacatgctagtctgatctctgtctctacattGTCTTCTCCATTCCAGGCTTTTGAGCTTCCAGAAATAGCTGGGATCCCTATTGGAGGACAGAATAATGATGAGTTCTACAGGCTGGAAATCCACTACAACAACCTGGCCCAAGAAGCAGGTAACCATTCACTAGCTAGTAATTAAAATGTTACAATCCACTAATATAGGATTAACAGGTTTACCCTGCTCCAATCTTGATAATTAGGTGAACCATGTGCTAGTCCTTGAACAGAACAAAGCCTGCACACCCTGAGGTTCTCCAGGACTTTGATTGAATTTAGCGATCATCTAAAGCCCCCATCATCACGtcttctcctctgtctccccctgcagGCCGGAGGGATAGCTCAGGCCTGAGGCTGTACTACACTGCCCAGCTCAGGCAGCATGATGTGGGCATCATGACTACAGGCCTAATGGTGGCCATTGGCTGGGGCTACACTATCCCGCCCAATGCCCCAGCATTCCACAGCTACGGCCTCTGTAACACATCACACTTCTCAGACGTACGCTCAGTGCCCTTTGACACTAGATTGAAGAAGGATGGCTGATGTTGATGACATTGTAGAGCAGATTGTCATCAAAAAAGGAAAGAGCCAGCTAACTCTTTCCTTTCTGGTATACTATGCATAGCCATCTCTGTTTCAACAAAACAGGATTTTGTTCAAAATGACCCTGCTTTCTGGCTTTCCCCAGATCCTGCCTGACCCTGTCCCTGACCTCTCTGTGTTCTCCGTGGCACTGCACACTCACCTGGCTGGGAGGAAGGTGCAAGCTGGCCACATCAGGTGAGAGAGAGCGGCAGGGTCGCAACTTTTACTtgggaaattgcatttttgtcccccccccagttctatcattggaatgtgatacaaaacagtGCAACGGTgcgctttaggaccatgcggacgcctctgaGTGATTGGGTAGGCTGTTTgaagtgtttatccgactggaaaaaacaaacaaatatatatatttttatgtatatatatgtCCCCCCCaattctaaaaccaaagttgtgtCCCCGGAGAGAGGACACCCCAAAATATGATCATGATACCAGCCTATGATATGACCAATACGTGGTGTCATTGTCTGGATAATTAGCGATAAGCTTTGATGATCTTTCTGGATGATTCTTCACTCTCACCACTGATGTGCTCTTGATTCTAACCTCCACAGGAATGGAGAGCAGATTGACTTCCTGGGCTTGGATGAGAACTTCAACTTTGAGATGCAGCAGACCACCAATCTGGGAAATATTAAGACCATCAAACCAGTAAGCATCCATGTACTTCCTGTATTTCAAATGGTTGTCATGGATGAGTGGTATTGTTAGTCATTAGATCTTTCTTAAAGCAGTATCTCTTCCCCACTGCAGGGCGATGAGATTGTTGTGGAGTGCACCTATAACACAACCAATCGCGAAGGAATCACACAGTTAGGGCTTGCCACCACTGATGAGATGTGTCTAGCCTTTGTCTTCTACTACCCAGCCATCCCCGTCACCAGCTGCTGCAGCCACCCtgacatgcatgcatacatggcCATGATGGGGAAGACAGTCAACCAGTAAGAGCCTTCACATTGTCACAGTTTACacccacacatttacatttttagaCTGGTACTGTGCCTGTTTGTTTTAGTGGCTAGTTACGCATGACTGCATgaatgaattaattaattaaatgaatgaataacattttatttttgtgtcaaattggcaacccatcccttatgggattaCTTGACACAAAAACTAACATTACAAAAAATCACTGTGGTAATTAAATGATAATTCTTCTTCCGGCGTTCTCTGCATTGTGCATCACATAAagggtgaaaaaatatataataagtaaatcaatacataatagtaaataaggtAATCGAAAGAATAATTACATCCCTAGAGCAGTAAAATCATATTAATGTAAGTCgcttggataaaagcatctgctaaatggcatatattatattaagttGTTTCATGTAAACCAGAATGACTTTGTGTGTGCCCCACAGAGACATTGAGGAGATGTTTAAGACTGCAGCTTGGGACCAGTCGTCTACTGCCGTGCATGAGGCCACAATGAAGAGGGTCCCTCAGATTGGGTTCATCATAGATGTCAATGTAAGCATCCActcaataaaaatgtaaatgctCATGCTGTCATTTCAAAACATCCTCTCCATCCATGTCATGTTTGTTCCTTCTACAGAAAAACTACACCATGTATGAGGGAAACATCCGCAACATGACAGCTACTCTTTCAGTGAGTTGCAGGAGTGATCCATCCTTACAGGCTGGGCCCTTGAAGCCATTTAACTACAACACGTCCCCCAGAGGAAGCAGTTCCTGGGTCGTGACCTCTGCTGCTGGAAGTGTCTTGCTGATGCTCTGGATGACAATGCTA
This region of Salvelinus alpinus chromosome 8, SLU_Salpinus.1, whole genome shotgun sequence genomic DNA includes:
- the moxd1l gene encoding DBH-like monooxygenase protein 2 homolog; translated protein: MIPLLLSLLLAWPPGTGAQQDTLMPFMENLDADSNVILKWGFSEVQGTIMFQLTVKTTGWLGFGFSPNGGMAASDIVMGGVGPNGTYFMDYHATGNSFPLVDKKQSYTLLSLTEADGQTTMTFRRSIQSCDEEDFHITDSPVKLIYAYGTSDDIRYHASRRGTKEVNLLKFMPRSSPPDSNYLDFVVENVTVPAERTYYHCKVMKVPKLNGKNHIYRIEPVIEHLDLVHHMLLYGCPSSVNQTYEKKCYTEGSGEDCIRVVSAWGVGGGAFELPEIAGIPIGGQNNDEFYRLEIHYNNLAQEAGRRDSSGLRLYYTAQLRQHDVGIMTTGLMVAIGWGYTIPPNAPAFHSYGLCNTSHFSDILPDPVPDLSVFSVALHTHLAGRKVQAGHIRNGEQIDFLGLDENFNFEMQQTTNLGNIKTIKPGDEIVVECTYNTTNREGITQLGLATTDEMCLAFVFYYPAIPVTSCCSHPDMHAYMAMMGKTVNQDIEEMFKTAAWDQSSTAVHEATMKRVPQIGFIIDVNKNYTMYEGNIRNMTATLSVSCRSDPSLQAGPLKPFNYNTSPRGSSSWVVTSAAGSVLLMLWMTML